A region from the Rhizoctonia solani chromosome 13, complete sequence genome encodes:
- a CDS encoding pectate lyase: protein MVQLSFATLAVVAGVLAQTALAIPSEKRAASCSFPNPSASTNVKLSEARTIKAGESFDGKNLRYGRGVTCGGQKEGGTKDAVFILESGATLANAVIGADQNEGVHCQGPCTIRNVWFEDVCEDAITIRQSSGTTTITGGGAKSASDKVVQHNGGGLVKIDSYCVQDFGKLYRSCGNCSTQVKREVQISNIIARNGKLLAGVNSNFGDVATIDTKTNSYTSLTSVCDTFQGNNKGDEPTTLTKNTANASCKF from the exons ATGGTTCAGCTATCGTTCGCTACCCTCGCTGTCGTCGCCGGTGTGCTTGCTCAGACTGCGCTCGCCATTCCTTCGGAGAAGCGTGCGGCCAGCTGCTCGTTCCCTAATCCATCCGCATCTACCAACGTCAAGCTATCTGAAGCTCGTACCATCAAGGCTGGCGAAAGCTTTGACG GCAAGAACCTACGTTATGGCCGAGGCGTCACATGCGGCGGTCAGAAGGAAGGCGGTACCAAGGACgccgtcttcatcctcgagTCTGGTGCCACTCTTGC TAACGCTGTGATCGGCGCCGACCAGAACGAGGGAGTACACTGCCAGGGCCCTTGCACCATCCGCAACGTCTGGTTCGAGGACGTATGCGAGGATGCCATTACCATCAGACAGAGCTCCGGCACGACCACCATCACCGGCGGAGGCGCCAAGAGCGCGTCCGACAAGGTTGTCCAGCACAACGGCGGAG GTCTCGTCAAGATCGACTCGTACTGCGTTCAGGACTTCGGCAAGCTCTACCGCTCATGCGGTAACTGCAGCACTCAGGTCAAGCGCGAGGTGCAGATCAGCAACATAATCGCTCGCAACGGCAAGCTGCTCGCCGGCGTGAACTCGAACTTCGGAGACGTGGCGACGATCGACACCAAGACGAACTCGTACACCAGCCTGACATCGGTGTGCGACACGTTCCaaggcaacaacaagggCGACGAGCCCACGACGCTGACCAAGAATACAGCGAACGCCAG ctgcaagttctaa
- a CDS encoding Hydroxyethylthiazole kinase family domain-containing: MLWVSYLIGVAAYASVATSVALNSRQIQWPTLPNNLTEDVLQVAGAISPPCAANTTWCQQLTEVVIPRCQRLRGDPGCWCGNHDPLHYCAICMSSPSDNQTTADQMQAATAGHNAFHVACNAYEQLINGTAVVTSTSSSTSPATSETSTPTAVSSNSGDNKVPIGPIVGGVVGGVVGLALVVGIIYLLAIVLKKNDRTSEVRPSNVSYLSSEHKSPNLYAAPYPQLPASYPGPAPGHISPHNNNYIPEPMNPMTGAAQPQPPIQPSHN; the protein is encoded by the exons ATGTTGTGGGTTTCATATCTAATCGGCGTCGCCGCCTATGCTTCCGTTGCCACCTCGGTCGCACTTAACTCGAGACAGATCCAGTGGCCCACGCTTCCCAACAACTTGACTGAAGACGTTCTTCAGGTGGCGGGCGCAATCTCCCCTCCCTGTGCAGCAAATACTACCTGGTGTCAGCAATTGACAGAAGTAGTG ATTCCTCGATGCCAACGCCTGCGTGGGG ACCCCGGGTGCTGGTGTGGTAATCACGACCCACTTCAT TACTGTGCGATATGTATGTCGAGTCCTAGCGACAACCAAACCACCGCGGATCAAATGCAAGCGGCTACCGCTGGTCATAATG CTTTCCATGTTGCGTGCAATGCATATGAGCAGTTGATCAACGGCACAGCCGTTGTTACTtcaacttcttcctctaCAAGCCCGGCCACCAGCGAAACTTCAACTCCAACCGCGGTCAGTTCTAATTCTGGTGATAACAAAGTTCCCATCGGTCCTATAGTCGGGGGTG TTGTTGGTGGCGTTGTTGGTCTCGCCCTCGTGGTTGGAATCATATACCTCCTGGCAATTGTACTCAAGAAAAATGACCGTACAAGCGAA GTCCGGCCTTCGAACGTTTCTTACCTATCAAGTGAACATAAAAGTCCAAATCTGTATGCTGCTCCGTATCCTCAGTTACCAGCTTCCTATCCGGGTCCAGCCCCTGGTCATATTTCACCAC ATAATAACAATTACATTCCAGAACCCATGAATCCCATGACTGGCGCTGCTCAACCTCAACCCCCGATTCAACCCAGCCACAACTGA
- a CDS encoding Hydroxyethylthiazole kinase family domain-containing, with translation MTKIDYSLYLVTAREFLPPGKDYYESLEESIQGGVTVVQVREKKSDTGEFIEIARRTKQICDKYNVPMFVNDRVDVALAVGATGVHIGQTDMPVSTARKLLELAHSNSPCLIGVSVSNVDEAKRAVLDGADYVGIGAVWATATKDLVKPVLGVRGLGDMLDIVGDAGIPAVAIGGIKVHNALHTLHGAVGPITGTALSGLAIATEIISAPDASIPAKALTQIINSRSRHFHWPALCLPANTSPSAALLAENAGSLLTALREHSPLIHQITNNVVIAQSANATLALGASPIMATAPEEMEDLSKVAGGLLINFGTITNKAGMLIAGKAANANKKPVVFDPVGVGATQFRRETASELLNSWQASVIKGNAGEIGALLGSSEVIARGVDSVGPGFSDPANIVRALAKRERCIVVMTGKTDYVSDGYSAVALSNGHSMLEDITGSGCIVGTAIAAFAAASRLIAAENTEDEGKLVRGDMFQAAVAGVLAITIASEIAAARPDVKGTGTFMSALIDELYNLKPQNIADRAMVEIL, from the exons ATGACAAAAATTGACTATTCTCTTTATCTTGTAACGGCGCGAGAATTTCTACCGCCTGGTAAA GACTATTATGAGTCCTTGGAGGAG AGTATTCAAGGGGGTGTTACGGTCGTCCAAGTGCGAGAGAAGAAATCGGATACTGGAGAA TTTATTGAGATTGCCCGCCGAACGAAGCAAATATGCGACAAGTACAACGTACCGATGTTCGTGAATGATCGAGTGGACGTGGCACTGGCAGTTGGCGCAACTGGCGTACATATCGGTCAGACTGATATGCCAGTTTCGACAGCTAGGAAGCTTCTAGAATTGGCACATTCAA ATTCGCCTTGTCTGATTGGAGTATCGGTTAGTAATGTGGACGAGGCCAAGCGTGCTGTATTAGACGGAGCTGATTATGTTGGAATTGGGGCGGTCTG GGCCACCGCGACGAAGGATCTCGTCAAGCCGGTACTGGGTGTTCGAGGTCTGGGAGATATGCTGGACATAGTAGGAGACGCGGGGATTCCGGCTGTGGCTATCG GTGGCATCAAGGTTCACAATGCTCTCCATACATTACATGGGGCAGTTGGTCCGATTACAGGAACCGCTCTTTCCGGTCTTGCTATTGCAACTGAAATAATCAGCGCACCGGATGCCTCGATACCTGCAAAAGCATTGACGCAGATCATCAACTCTCGTTCCAGGCACTTCCATTGGCCTGCTCTATGTCTTCCCGCAAACACTTCTCCATCGGCGGCCCTCCTGGCCGAAAATGCCGGCTCGCTCTTGACAGCGTTGAGAGAGCATTCTCCACTCATACACCAGATCACGAATAATGTGGTTATAGCTCAGAGCGCAAATGCTACTCTAGCGCTGGGTGCCAGCCCGATTATGGCCACTGCACCAGAAGAAATGGAAGATCTGAGCAAAGTAGCGGGCGGACTTCTTATAAATTTTGGGACAATCACAAACAAGGCGGGTATGCTGATTGCGG GGAAAGCAGCTAACGCAAACAAGAAACCAG TTGTATTTGACCCAGTCGGCGTCGGTGCGACCCAATTCCGACGGGAAACTGCAAGTG AGCTTTTGAACTCATGGCAAGCAAGTGTCATCAAAGGTAATGCCGGGGAGATTGGGGCTCTCCTAGGATCCTCAGAG GTTATTGCAAGAGGGGTTGACAGTGTTGGTCCTGGATTCTCTGACCCAGCAAACATCGTTCGTGCTCTAGCCAAGCGAGAAC GCTGCATTGTCGTAATGACCGGCAAGACCGATTATGTATCTGATGGTTACAGCGCTGTTGCCCTCTCGAATGGACATTCCATGCTGGAGGATATAACTGGGAGCGGATGTATTGTAGGGACTGCGATTGCGGCTTTCGCCGCTGCATCTCGCCTCATAGCAGCAGAGAACACTGAGGATGAAGGCAAACTTGTTCGGGGAGACATGTTCCAGGCTGCCGTAGCGGG GGTTCTTGCAATAACGATCGCATCGGAAATTGCAGCGGCTCGCCCGGACGTCAAGGGTACTGGAACGTTTATGTCGGCACTTATCGACGAATTGTACAACTTGAAGCCGCAAAACATTGCAGACCGTGCCATGGTCGAAATTTTGTAG